A region of the Chitinophagaceae bacterium genome:
CAACCCAACAGGGTGAATCCGGTAACTCTCCAAAAAATGTTTTATTAGATACAATCTCCCCGTATTTCGGCATTTCAAAAACGAAAGGACAATCTTCAACTACAAATTCTTTATAAGCTTTTTCAGGAAAAACTATTTTAGGATAAGCTTTTGGCTTAGGAGTAAAATCCTCACTGCAGGAAGTAAATGCGAAAACGAATATAAATATGAAGCTTAGATATTTCATAAAATGATTTAAGATACTTCACCATCTAAAATGGTTACTTTTATATTTTCAATTCGGAACTTGTCAATTGAAATAACGGTAAACCGGAAGTTTTCATACTGTATGCTTTCATTTTTTTTCAAAAATCGTCCGGATAGCTCCAAAACTAAGCCGGCTAATGAGTCAGCATCTTGCTTGACATCATCAAAAGTAGTGGTATCTATACTCAGATAGCGGCAAAAATCATTAATTTGAGTCTTACCATCAAAGATAAATGTATTCTTATCAATACGTGTGTAGTTTAACTCATCCTTATCATCAAATTCATCCTGTATATCCCCTACCACTTCTTCTAAAATATCTTCGAGAGTAACCAGTCCGGAAGTACCTCCATACTCATCGACGACTATAGCCATGTGGTTACGGTTAGATTGTATTTCTTCCAGCAAATCATCAATTTTCTTTGTTTCCGGAACATAAAAAGCATTTCTGATTATTGGCCGCCAGTCGTAATTTAAATCATCTTCATGTTCTAATATGCGAATGATATCTTTCACGTGCAGTATGCCGGATATGTGGTCAACATCTTCCTTAAAAACCGGAATTCTAGAAAAGCCGGACTCTTTTATCAATTCAAGAATTTCTTTGAGAGAGCTTTTTTCATCTACAGCTACCATGTCTACTCTGGCTGTCATGATTTGCTTAACAGTAATATTGCCAAACTTTACAAGTCCTTTCAAAATCTTTATTTCTTCCTTATCATCTGAAGGTTTGACAGTAATATCAATGGCTTCATTTAAGTCACTTATTGTTATATTATGTTGTTTATCCTGAAAGCGACGCTCAATCACTCCACTGGACTTTACCATTATGTAGCTGATTGGTTTAAACAACTTTGTCAGGAACAAAAGTGGTAAAGACATAAACAAAGCAAATTTCAAGTTATGCTCAGTTGCGTATACTTTTGGTACAACTTCACCCAATAAAACTAAAACAAAAGTGATTCCAATAACATTGATCAAAAAGCCTAATAACTCATTTCCGGTAAAATCAAAAAGACTTTCAAACAGGAAATAAGATAGAATAATGATTGAAATATTAATCAGATTATTAGAAATTAAAATGGTCGCCAATAAATAGCGAGGTTTTTCCAAAAGCTTTATAAGTGTATCACCGGCAGTATGGTAATTGTTTTTAAGCTCCTGAAAATGATTATTATTCAAAGAAAAAAAAGCTACCTCAGAGCCTGAAACTAATGAGGAACATACTATTAAAATAAGTATGAGAATGCCTACAATGAGTAATTCCGGGCTCAGAGGCGCTATAAATTGTATGAGCAAGCCAAAACGTTGCTCATAATCTCCATCAGAAAGACTACTTTCCAAATTATTTAATTTTTATTACAAAAATAATCAAAATTTAGAAAGGTAAATCATCATCATCATTTTTGTTGCTGACGTCTGATTGCTGGCTTGACATTTGGCCTTGTGGCTCGCTGTCATAGTTGCTTCCACCTTCATTATCAGACTTTTTATCTAACATCTGAAAACTGTCAGCAACAATTTCCGTAAACCACATTTTTTGCCCGTCCTTATCGTAAGAACGAGTACGAATCTTACCCTCAACATACACATGACTACCTTTCTTCAGATAGTTTGAAGCAATGTCAGCCAAATTTCCCCAAATGACAACATTATGCCACTCTGTTTGAGTAATTAACTGACCTGATTTGTCTTTGTAGCTTTCTGAAGTTGCTAATGGAAATTTAGCAAGCTTGTTGGTTGAATTTGAAAGCTGCGGCACTTCAGGGTCTTTTCCCAGGTGCCCGATTAGCATTACTTTGTTTAATCCTCTCATAATTTTAAGTTTAGGTTAATAAATTTATAATATTAAAGTTAAATAACATTTTTTAAAATACCAAGCAATTGTCTTTGGAAATGGCATTTTTTTTAAAATGTTTTTTTTCACTACATGATAATTAGGGTATAATTCCTGTGGTTGCAATTCATTTATACGGATAAAAAAAGAGAAAATAAATTGGTGTGACAATGTTTGCTTATAGTTAAATATAGCTCGCTTAGTGTCTTTCATCGAAATGTTTTCCAACTTCTGTATTGTAAAAAAATCTTCACATGCTTTTTCAACATTTTGTTCAGTTTCATACTCTACATGCGGAAAATCATATAAACCTGACCAAACATCTTTCTCACTTCTTTTATTTAAAACTATTTCTTCTCCGTTTTCAATTATAAAATAGTAAAAGTAACGTTTCTTTTTTTGTGCCTTTGCTATTTTGACCGGATATTTTTTAATATTATCGTTTTGAAAGGCAAAACATTTTGGTTGCAAAACACAATTCTCACAATCAGGTGATGTAGGCTTGCATATTAAAGCGCCGTAATCCATAATCAACTGATTATATTTTGCCGGGTTCGACATATCAATAAGTTCATCTGCCAATTTCTGAAAGTTTCTTTTGGTTGAGGCTTTATTATATGGTTCACCTATCCCAAAATAGCGGGCCAAAATTCGAATAACATTGCCGTCTAATACCGCTTTTGGAATATTAAATGCAAAGCTGGATATTGCAGAAGCTGTGTACGTACCGACTCCCTTTAACTTCAATATATCTTCAAAATTATCAGGGAAATTGCTGTTATACTCTTTAACAATCTGATTAGCAGCTGTATGTAAGTTCTTAGCCCGACTGTAGTAGCCTAAACCTTCCCAATCTTTTAGTACATTATCTATAGGGGTATTTGCCAGAGAATCTACATCCGGATAGTTAGAAATAAACTTGTTGTAATAACTCTTCCCCTGCTCTACTCTGGTTTGTTGTAAAATTATTTCTGATAGCCATATTTTATAAGGATCCTTTTCGTACTTCCAGGGCATTAGTCTCTTCTTATGCCCTTCCCAATGCATTAACTCTTTTGTAAAAAAAAGCTTCTTATTTTTACCCTCTGAAGGATTATCTTCCATATTATCCAAATGCATGTCGCTTTACTGCTCTCCCTAAAAATCGTAACTTGTCTTTAAACGAGAATCTGCCAAGATTTGTTTTGACAACACCCAGACTAAACTTCGTCTTCTTCGAGTAATCGACAACCACATCTAAAATTACCGGTATTCCTTTAGCAGAGGTTTGAAGAGATTCTTTTACTGACTCTTCTATCTTACTGTTGTCATCTAATCTTATATAGTGAGCCCCGGTAGCCATTGCTACACCTTCAAAGTTAACTTTTCCCAAAACAGTACAGGTTTTACGGTTTAAAGGGATTTGCTGAAATTGAGCAATCTGTCCTAACTCACCATCATTAAAAATTATATGGACTGAACCTATTTTGTTTGCTGCTGCAGTTACAATTTCCATACAAGTCATCATAAAAGCCCCATCACCGACAATTCCAACTACATCTTTATCCGGATGAGCCAATTTTACAGCAATAGTAGCCGGAACACAATACCCCATACAGTTAAAGTCACTCGGAGACAAAAAATGTCCGGGAAGATAAGACGGCATCAATTCTTCTGTCAGAAAAGTGTGTGTACCATCGTCTGTAAGAACAAATGCATCATCAGCAATTTGATTTCTGAGGTTTTTAAATAAAAGATACGGGTTAACCCTGTCTTTACTATTATGCTTTTCCCATTCTGAAAAATATTTTTCTTTATCGGAAGCAATTTGGGCAGAAAACACTTTTATATCTCTGTCCGGCTTATGATTTCTATTTTTCAAACTTTCTGAAATTTGCTTTAACACCTGAGTGGCATCTCCTTCTATACTTATTTTTGCCGGATAATTCTTGTTAAAAACTTCCGGATTTATATCTATATGAATTAAATTTTCAGGCACTTTTACTCCAAAACTACCGGTAGCTAATTCAGCAAAACGCACCCCTACAGCCAACATACAATCACAATCTTTGAAAGCATTCTCAGCCGCCGGAACCGCTGACCTTCCAAAACCCATGCCCGTATGAAGCGGGTGTCTGAAATCAAAAACACTCAATCCCTGAAGAGTTGTTGCCACAGGTGCAACTAATGCCTCCGCTATTTCTTTCAAATAAGTTGAGGAGTTAACACTTCCCCAACCGGCGTAAATGCCCGGTCTTTTTGCCTTTAGCAATAAATCTACGGCTGCCTCTATTTCATCCTGATTAAATTTATTGACTAATTCCGGCTTTTGATATGTATGTAACTTATCTATTTCACCGGTAAACATTTGAATATTAGCAGGCACCTCAACAATCACAGGCCCCGGTTCTCCGGAATTTGCCAAATCATAAGCTTTGTAAATAGTGCTAATAATCTCCTCGTGTTTCTGAATTAAAAAACCACCTTTTACAATTCCATCCGCTAATTTAAGTTGATCCATTTGATGAAGCTGATAATTCATTCCGGTATCATTTCTGACGCCTCCCGTAATAATCAGCATGGGTATTCCATCCAGATAAGCCTCTCCTATTCCACTCATGGCATGAGTTAAACCGGCAGCCGGAACTATAACAAGTGTGCCAGTTGATTCTGTTGAACGACTAATTGCGTCGGCCATAAAAGAAGCACTTCCTTCATGAGTTACCAGTACAGGCTTTATCAACTCACTGGAGTTTAGTGAATCATAAATTTCCGTATTATGAACACCGGGTATTCCAAATGTATACCTGACTCCAACTTGTTCTAAAGCATATACAACTAACTCTGCTCCTGATTTTTTCATTTTATATTTTTAATTCTGAATGACTAAGATATCAATTTTAAAGATTGTAGCTCACTAAATTTATTTTTATACGCTATTTAATAGCCTCTGCTTATTGCATCTGCTGCATTTTGTGCGTTAACAATACAAGCTGCCAAAAAAGTACCTTCCAAAGCCCTTTTGCCATGAATTCCGCCACCTCCATAGCCTGCGGCTTCACCAACTGCGTATAAGCCGGGAATGGGTTCATGTTCTTTATCCAACACCTGACTTTTTAAATTAGTCACACAACCTCCCAGACTTTTTCTGGAAAGTATAAATTCTCTAATAGCTATTAAAGGGCCGGCTTTTTTATCTAAAATTTTTTGAAAATTACACGTTCGTAAACGATCGCCTCTATAACTCCTGAGTTGAGCAATTCTTCTTAGCTGATCGTCATTTCTAAACTTTGACGGACTAAGCATGTTGTCAAATTTTTCTATCTGTGTTTTAAGATCGTCTGCATCTATCATTTCATTTTGCTGAAGAGCATTCATTTTATGAACCAATTCCTCTACGTTGTCAGCAAAAACAACATCTTTACAATTTTCCATCAAATCATTTATAAGGTTTTTATTCCCAAATAATACATTTTTCAAAAAAGCAAAAATCTTTTTATCCCTGATAGCATCATTATATTCTGAACCGGAAACAGCCAGTTCTTTCAAAGCAATCTTATAATTCATAATCTGCCAGGACATTTTTACCGGCTCTTTACAAATTCGCTCTACTAAATAACGCGTATCAAATGCAGTTATCAAAGCCGGATTTTCAAATCTTTTACCTTGATAATTTACCCAAAGAGCTGATTTAGGAGGCACTAAACTTAATCCATGATTATCTCTTTTTGGCCTGGGGTGATGAACACCTGCCGCATAATTCCATTGCAAATGCAAATTTGCGCTGACACCTCCCGCCTGATTGGCTAATTTTATAGAACTTCCGTCAGCATATTTGTGTGAACCATTGAGAATAGTTTCCGGGAGACTCCCCCACTCTTCATACCAGTTTTTTTTCAACAAACTCAAATCACCGCCACACATGCCTCCGCTTGCAATTATAACTGAATCTGCATAAAAACTATGCTCCGTATTATCCGCTTCGTTAAGTGCAAAAACACCTTTTACTTTGCCATCCTGTATATGTAAAGAATGTACTTTATGCCTGAATAAACTTTTAAACTTTGAGTTTTCAGTAATTCCTTTAAGTGAATTTAAAA
Encoded here:
- a CDS encoding FAD-binding dehydrogenase, which encodes MHRIENKADVLIIGGGIAGIVSAIELLKKNKTVIILDRDEVENFGGLAKESFGGVFMVDSPIQKRNRIKDSVELAKSDWFSSAEFNNNAKYEKEWANYFIENNREKVYNYLSRHSVSFFPVVHWVERGLFHPGNSLPRFHMVWGTGLGLINSLLNSLKGITENSKFKSLFRHKVHSLHIQDGKVKGVFALNEADNTEHSFYADSVIIASGGMCGGDLSLLKKNWYEEWGSLPETILNGSHKYADGSSIKLANQAGGVSANLHLQWNYAAGVHHPRPKRDNHGLSLVPPKSALWVNYQGKRFENPALITAFDTRYLVERICKEPVKMSWQIMNYKIALKELAVSGSEYNDAIRDKKIFAFLKNVLFGNKNLINDLMENCKDVVFADNVEELVHKMNALQQNEMIDADDLKTQIEKFDNMLSPSKFRNDDQLRRIAQLRSYRGDRLRTCNFQKILDKKAGPLIAIREFILSRKSLGGCVTNLKSQVLDKEHEPIPGLYAVGEAAGYGGGGIHGKRALEGTFLAACIVNAQNAADAISRGY
- the mutY gene encoding A/G-specific adenine glycosylase, which gives rise to MHLDNMEDNPSEGKNKKLFFTKELMHWEGHKKRLMPWKYEKDPYKIWLSEIILQQTRVEQGKSYYNKFISNYPDVDSLANTPIDNVLKDWEGLGYYSRAKNLHTAANQIVKEYNSNFPDNFEDILKLKGVGTYTASAISSFAFNIPKAVLDGNVIRILARYFGIGEPYNKASTKRNFQKLADELIDMSNPAKYNQLIMDYGALICKPTSPDCENCVLQPKCFAFQNDNIKKYPVKIAKAQKKKRYFYYFIIENGEEIVLNKRSEKDVWSGLYDFPHVEYETEQNVEKACEDFFTIQKLENISMKDTKRAIFNYKQTLSHQFIFSFFIRINELQPQELYPNYHVVKKNILKKMPFPKTIAWYFKKCYLTLIL
- a CDS encoding thiamine pyrophosphate-binding protein, with the protein product MKKSGAELVVYALEQVGVRYTFGIPGVHNTEIYDSLNSSELIKPVLVTHEGSASFMADAISRSTESTGTLVIVPAAGLTHAMSGIGEAYLDGIPMLIITGGVRNDTGMNYQLHQMDQLKLADGIVKGGFLIQKHEEIISTIYKAYDLANSGEPGPVIVEVPANIQMFTGEIDKLHTYQKPELVNKFNQDEIEAAVDLLLKAKRPGIYAGWGSVNSSTYLKEIAEALVAPVATTLQGLSVFDFRHPLHTGMGFGRSAVPAAENAFKDCDCMLAVGVRFAELATGSFGVKVPENLIHIDINPEVFNKNYPAKISIEGDATQVLKQISESLKNRNHKPDRDIKVFSAQIASDKEKYFSEWEKHNSKDRVNPYLLFKNLRNQIADDAFVLTDDGTHTFLTEELMPSYLPGHFLSPSDFNCMGYCVPATIAVKLAHPDKDVVGIVGDGAFMMTCMEIVTAAANKIGSVHIIFNDGELGQIAQFQQIPLNRKTCTVLGKVNFEGVAMATGAHYIRLDDNSKIEESVKESLQTSAKGIPVILDVVVDYSKKTKFSLGVVKTNLGRFSFKDKLRFLGRAVKRHAFG
- the gldE gene encoding gliding motility-associated protein GldE, which gives rise to MESSLSDGDYEQRFGLLIQFIAPLSPELLIVGILILILIVCSSLVSGSEVAFFSLNNNHFQELKNNYHTAGDTLIKLLEKPRYLLATILISNNLINISIIILSYFLFESLFDFTGNELLGFLINVIGITFVLVLLGEVVPKVYATEHNLKFALFMSLPLLFLTKLFKPISYIMVKSSGVIERRFQDKQHNITISDLNEAIDITVKPSDDKEEIKILKGLVKFGNITVKQIMTARVDMVAVDEKSSLKEILELIKESGFSRIPVFKEDVDHISGILHVKDIIRILEHEDDLNYDWRPIIRNAFYVPETKKIDDLLEEIQSNRNHMAIVVDEYGGTSGLVTLEDILEEVVGDIQDEFDDKDELNYTRIDKNTFIFDGKTQINDFCRYLSIDTTTFDDVKQDADSLAGLVLELSGRFLKKNESIQYENFRFTVISIDKFRIENIKVTILDGEVS
- the ssb gene encoding single-stranded DNA-binding protein, with amino-acid sequence MRGLNKVMLIGHLGKDPEVPQLSNSTNKLAKFPLATSESYKDKSGQLITQTEWHNVVIWGNLADIASNYLKKGSHVYVEGKIRTRSYDKDGQKMWFTEIVADSFQMLDKKSDNEGGSNYDSEPQGQMSSQQSDVSNKNDDDDLPF